Proteins from a genomic interval of Pseudodesulfovibrio nedwellii:
- a CDS encoding ABC transporter permease yields the protein MFAFTVKRILQAVMVMLIISFIGFAIKHNFGDPIRDLVGQRVTPAERAQMREKLGLNDPFMVQYVRFLGNAMHGDLGQSYFFKKPAAQVIIKKAPATLELVFCAALIIVLLSVPLGIYAAIKPHSWFSRFVMGTSIVGVSMPVFLTAILLIYIFSVELHWLPSFGRGDTVRLFGWWDTGLLTWDGLKHLIMPSIALSSIMLPLFIRLIRSEMMEVLETEYVKYAWAKGIKPRRVWLIHAFKNTLLPVITVGGVQLGIMVAFTILTETVFQWQGMGSMFIESVERSDTSLMVAYLVFVGIIFVMVNTLVDIIYGLVNPTVRVAGRK from the coding sequence TCCTATCCGCGATCTCGTGGGCCAACGGGTCACTCCTGCCGAGCGTGCTCAAATGCGCGAGAAACTCGGCCTCAACGATCCCTTCATGGTCCAATATGTCCGTTTTCTGGGCAACGCCATGCATGGCGATCTCGGTCAAAGTTACTTCTTCAAAAAACCCGCAGCGCAAGTCATCATCAAAAAAGCACCTGCTACACTGGAATTAGTTTTTTGTGCAGCACTGATTATTGTGCTTCTTTCTGTTCCACTGGGTATTTATGCAGCCATCAAACCCCATAGTTGGTTCAGCCGATTTGTCATGGGAACTTCGATCGTCGGGGTATCAATGCCGGTATTTCTCACCGCCATTCTCCTCATCTATATTTTTTCGGTTGAACTCCATTGGCTTCCCTCATTTGGACGAGGCGACACAGTTCGACTCTTCGGATGGTGGGACACAGGCCTGCTGACGTGGGATGGTCTGAAGCATTTAATCATGCCCTCCATCGCGCTTTCCTCCATCATGCTCCCGCTCTTTATCCGCCTTATCCGATCCGAGATGATGGAAGTACTGGAAACAGAATACGTCAAATACGCCTGGGCCAAAGGCATCAAGCCGCGACGTGTGTGGTTAATTCATGCCTTCAAGAACACTCTGCTTCCAGTTATCACCGTTGGCGGTGTGCAACTCGGTATCATGGTGGCCTTCACTATCCTGACAGAAACCGTCTTTCAATGGCAGGGCATGGGTTCCATGTTCATTGAATCGGTTGAACGTTCCGACACCTCGTTGATGGTTGCTTATCTGGTTTTCGTCGGCATCATCTTCGTTATGGTCAACACATTGGTCGACATAATCTACGGCCTCGTCAATCCCACAGTGCGCGTGGCAGGGAGAAAGTAG
- a CDS encoding Fe-S-containing hydro-lyase, translated as MAEYKLTTPLTDEDMVQLKAGDVVFLTGTIHSARDAAHKKLFDLLDAGKELPFELEGSAIYYVGPSPAPPGRPIGSAGPTTSYRMDTYAPRLHSLGMKASIGKGKRSDEVKDAMKEYKGVYFGATGGAGALLSNSIVESTVIAFEELGPEAVRAMKVKDFPLLVINDCHGGELYVKPKLDSVG; from the coding sequence ATGGCTGAATATAAATTGACCACCCCGTTGACTGATGAAGACATGGTGCAATTGAAGGCTGGGGACGTTGTCTTCCTGACTGGTACGATTCATTCCGCACGTGATGCGGCCCATAAAAAGTTGTTCGATCTGTTGGATGCTGGCAAGGAGCTTCCTTTTGAATTGGAAGGCTCTGCCATTTATTATGTCGGTCCTTCTCCGGCCCCTCCGGGCCGTCCTATTGGTTCCGCTGGCCCTACCACCAGTTATCGAATGGATACCTATGCTCCGAGATTACATTCGCTCGGTATGAAGGCATCCATCGGTAAGGGTAAACGTTCCGACGAAGTTAAAGATGCCATGAAGGAATACAAGGGCGTGTACTTTGGAGCAACTGGTGGAGCAGGGGCTTTGCTGTCCAATTCCATCGTGGAATCCACGGTTATCGCTTTTGAAGAACTCGGGCCAGAAGCTGTTCGTGCAATGAAAGTGAAAGATTTTCCGTTGTTGGTCATTAACGACTGTCATGGCGGGGAATTGTATGTCAAACCCAAGCTTGACAGCGTAGGATAA
- a CDS encoding ABC transporter ATP-binding protein produces the protein MEPLINIKNLRVDFELRSGKVRAVRDVSLTINKGERLGIVGESGAGKSVLGFSLINLISKPGKISGGEIIFNGQDIAKFKYDQMRKIRGNDISMIFQDPMMTLNPVLTIGTQMKETILAHMDVSDKEAEAICLDKLQKVYIPSPEKRLKQYPHEFSGGMRQRIVIAISLLTSPQLIIADEPTTALDVTIQAEIMDLLLELCETENMGLILITHDLAVVSEVTQRIAVLYAGKIAELGDTDQIISNPQHPYTQGLLQALPQMAGGEQRLNQIPGMMPSLRDMPIGCPFEPRCSESMEKCKTQIPTLTLLDNGTQVACFAREGEK, from the coding sequence GTGGAACCTCTCATAAATATCAAGAACCTTCGTGTTGACTTCGAATTGCGCTCCGGCAAAGTCCGAGCCGTTCGAGATGTCAGCCTGACTATCAATAAAGGCGAACGCCTCGGCATTGTTGGCGAATCCGGTGCTGGTAAATCCGTGCTTGGCTTTTCCCTCATCAATCTCATTTCCAAACCCGGTAAAATCTCCGGTGGCGAGATCATCTTCAACGGACAGGACATCGCCAAGTTCAAATATGATCAAATGCGCAAGATCAGAGGAAATGATATTTCCATGATCTTCCAGGACCCCATGATGACCCTCAATCCGGTGCTCACAATTGGCACCCAGATGAAGGAAACCATCTTGGCGCATATGGATGTCTCGGACAAGGAAGCAGAAGCAATCTGTCTCGACAAATTGCAGAAAGTCTACATCCCATCCCCGGAAAAAAGGTTGAAACAATACCCGCATGAATTCTCCGGCGGAATGCGTCAACGTATTGTCATTGCAATATCCCTGTTGACCAGCCCGCAGTTGATCATCGCCGATGAACCAACCACCGCACTCGACGTGACCATCCAGGCCGAAATCATGGATCTGCTGCTGGAACTCTGTGAAACTGAAAACATGGGCCTAATCCTGATCACTCACGACTTGGCCGTTGTTTCGGAAGTCACTCAGCGCATCGCAGTCCTCTATGCTGGTAAAATCGCAGAACTTGGTGACACTGATCAAATTATCAGCAATCCGCAGCATCCCTATACACAGGGTTTGCTTCAGGCTCTTCCGCAAATGGCGGGAGGAGAACAGCGGCTCAACCAGATCCCTGGTATGATGCCGTCACTCCGAGACATGCCCATCGGCTGTCCCTTCGAACCGCGCTGTTCTGAAAGCATGGAGAAATGTAAGACACAAATCCCAACGCTCACCCTGCTTGATAACGGAACACAAGTGGCTTGTTTCGCTCGCGAAGGAGAAAAATAA
- a CDS encoding fumarate reductase iron-sulfur subunit, with protein sequence MSRLLKFNIFRYNPKDEQSAPHMQEFVLEETDSMTLFIALNRIREEQDSSLQFDFCCRAGICGSCGMVINGRPGLACHTKTKDLPGEITLLPLPVFKLVGDLSVDTGSWFREMYTKTESWIHTNKKFDPVALEERMDNKQAVDIYELERCVECGCCISACGTARLREDFMGAAALNRVARFLIDPRDKRTENDYYEIIGNDMGIFGCMGLLACEDVCPKHLPLQNQLGFLRRKMGITSLKRIFKK encoded by the coding sequence ATGTCCAGATTACTGAAATTCAATATATTCCGGTATAATCCCAAGGATGAGCAGTCCGCGCCGCATATGCAGGAGTTCGTGTTGGAAGAAACCGACTCCATGACGTTGTTTATTGCGCTCAATCGCATTCGTGAGGAGCAGGATTCTTCATTGCAGTTTGATTTTTGTTGTCGCGCCGGTATTTGTGGTTCCTGTGGCATGGTTATCAATGGCCGTCCCGGTCTGGCATGTCATACTAAAACCAAAGATTTGCCCGGTGAAATTACCTTGTTGCCGTTGCCGGTTTTCAAGCTCGTGGGAGATTTGTCCGTGGACACCGGTTCCTGGTTCCGTGAGATGTATACCAAGACTGAATCCTGGATTCATACGAACAAGAAGTTTGATCCTGTTGCTCTTGAAGAGCGCATGGATAATAAACAGGCTGTGGATATCTATGAGTTGGAACGGTGTGTGGAATGTGGTTGTTGTATTTCTGCATGTGGTACGGCCCGTCTGCGTGAGGATTTCATGGGAGCGGCGGCGCTGAACCGTGTTGCTCGTTTCCTTATCGATCCGCGCGATAAACGGACTGAAAATGATTATTATGAAATTATCGGTAATGACATGGGGATTTTTGGCTGCATGGGTCTTTTGGCCTGTGAGGATGTCTGTCCCAAGCATTTACCGTTACAAAATCAGCTCGGCTTCCTTCGCAGGAAGATGGGTATCACTTCATTGAAAAGAATATTCAAGAAGTAA
- a CDS encoding substrate-binding periplasmic protein, protein MAAPYPPYSISNGLRVEGISVTTLMTIMQRCGTPISNQEIKLAPWAYAYECTARTPQRIILNAVRTPKTEQLYKWVGPIATSKVVLIGRKKDKFLINTKSDLKGLRIATVRWSRPEKALLAGGINANKLHRSPAHVQALRKLSNGEVDLFAFTEKGAPYLMDGLGMMQDDYTICYTFDEQPLYFAFSKDTDDSLISQLNKELKILKATGASGQSQFDILLAEEIQHQKTDHTCRRM, encoded by the coding sequence ATGGCAGCTCCATATCCCCCGTATAGCATCAGCAATGGTTTGCGAGTCGAAGGGATATCGGTCACCACACTGATGACCATCATGCAACGGTGCGGCACCCCTATTAGCAACCAGGAAATAAAACTGGCACCGTGGGCATATGCTTATGAATGTACAGCCCGCACACCACAAAGAATTATCCTCAATGCCGTTCGCACCCCCAAAACGGAACAGCTCTATAAATGGGTAGGTCCTATCGCAACGAGCAAGGTCGTGCTCATCGGTCGAAAAAAAGATAAATTTTTAATTAATACAAAATCCGATCTCAAAGGGCTCCGCATCGCAACTGTACGCTGGAGTCGGCCGGAAAAAGCTCTGTTGGCAGGCGGCATAAATGCAAACAAGCTTCATCGCAGTCCAGCACATGTTCAGGCTCTCCGTAAACTGAGTAATGGGGAAGTGGACCTCTTTGCTTTTACGGAAAAAGGCGCTCCATATTTGATGGACGGATTGGGGATGATGCAAGACGACTACACGATCTGCTATACTTTTGACGAGCAACCGCTTTACTTCGCCTTTAGTAAAGACACTGATGACAGTCTCATCTCTCAACTGAATAAAGAACTTAAAATCCTCAAGGCAACAGGAGCCAGTGGTCAGAGTCAATTCGATATACTCTTGGCCGAAGAGATACAACACCAAAAAACCGACCACACCTGTCGCAGGATGTAG
- a CDS encoding PLP-dependent aminotransferase family protein, which translates to MSEKFARRMGTVHRSFIREILKVTADPEIISFAGGLPNPELFPVDAMAKASQEVFANIGASALQYSTTEGDAGLRAIIAQRYANRGLTVDPDSILVTTGSQQILDICAKVFLDKGDKVVIERPGYLGAIQAFSIFEPEFVTVSLEDDGPNLEELEVAFKDGAKCFYAVPNFQNPSGVSYGLEKRKAVAELTDKYDVLFVEDDPYGELRFLGEDMPSVYSFCKKPGILCGSFSKIAAPGFRIGWVVAEKAVYDKLVIAKQASDLHTSTLAQAIMRRYLETNDIETHVELIKERYGRQRACMVEMIEKYFPSDVSITRPEGGMFLWATMPEGVSSMDLFDAAIKDKVAFVPGRPFYVDGSGENTLRLNFSNADEVRIEEGIKRLGLSIDSFLK; encoded by the coding sequence ATGTCAGAAAAATTCGCTCGGAGAATGGGAACGGTTCATCGTTCATTCATTCGAGAAATCTTGAAAGTTACTGCCGACCCCGAAATTATTTCATTTGCAGGTGGGTTGCCCAATCCCGAATTGTTCCCAGTCGATGCCATGGCTAAGGCTTCTCAGGAAGTTTTCGCGAATATTGGTGCGTCTGCCCTGCAATATTCCACCACCGAAGGTGATGCCGGTCTGCGGGCCATTATTGCTCAACGATACGCCAATCGTGGTTTGACTGTGGACCCGGATTCCATTCTTGTGACCACCGGTTCTCAGCAGATTCTTGATATTTGTGCCAAGGTTTTTCTGGATAAAGGGGACAAGGTTGTTATTGAGCGGCCTGGTTATCTCGGAGCCATTCAGGCTTTTTCCATTTTTGAACCTGAGTTCGTGACCGTATCCCTTGAAGACGATGGTCCGAATCTCGAAGAATTGGAAGTGGCCTTTAAGGACGGAGCAAAGTGTTTCTATGCTGTCCCGAACTTCCAGAATCCGTCAGGTGTGAGCTATGGCTTGGAAAAGCGTAAGGCTGTTGCCGAGTTGACGGACAAGTATGACGTTCTTTTTGTTGAAGATGATCCGTATGGCGAATTGCGTTTCTTGGGCGAAGATATGCCGAGCGTTTACTCTTTCTGCAAGAAGCCTGGTATCTTGTGCGGTTCTTTTTCCAAAATTGCTGCACCGGGCTTCCGTATCGGTTGGGTGGTCGCTGAAAAGGCTGTTTACGACAAGTTGGTTATCGCCAAGCAGGCATCTGATCTGCATACCTCCACCTTGGCACAGGCCATTATGCGGCGGTATTTGGAAACCAACGATATTGAAACCCATGTAGAACTCATCAAGGAACGGTATGGGCGCCAACGTGCGTGCATGGTCGAGATGATTGAAAAGTATTTCCCGAGCGATGTTTCCATTACTCGTCCCGAGGGTGGTATGTTCCTGTGGGCAACCATGCCTGAAGGTGTTTCGAGTATGGATCTCTTTGATGCGGCCATCAAGGATAAGGTTGCGTTTGTTCCAGGAAGGCCTTTTTATGTCGATGGGTCTGGCGAGAACACTTTGCGCCTCAATTTCTCCAATGCCGACGAAGTGCGGATTGAAGAAGGTATCAAACGGTTGGGTCTGAGCATTGACTCATTCTTGAAGTAA
- a CDS encoding ABC transporter ATP-binding protein produces MSAILEIRDIDKHFDISGSIIDQIKFSGGKFNRKQTLVKAVNNVTLDVQPGETLSVVGESGCGKSTLARTVMGLYRPNKGEIHYKGARIDNLSSHQMRPYRTKMQMVFQDPYASLNPRMTVRQILEEPVRFHNPGMSRAEIQDKVAEVMLQVGVDPVWATNYPHEFSGGQRQRISIARALVVDPEFIAADEPIAALDVSIQAQILNLLMDAQDQRGLTYLFISHDLSVVEHISSRVAVMYLGCVCELAPAKELFSNPRHPYTQALLSAIPKIGGTAGGHVKLSGDVPTPINLPTGCVFNGRCPHANERCMREIPKQEILANDVSVACHAVEEGRL; encoded by the coding sequence ATGAGTGCAATCCTTGAAATCCGCGACATCGATAAACATTTCGATATCTCTGGCTCAATCATCGATCAAATCAAATTCTCCGGCGGTAAATTCAACCGCAAACAAACTTTGGTCAAGGCCGTAAACAATGTCACTCTCGACGTTCAGCCCGGTGAAACCCTGAGTGTTGTCGGTGAATCCGGCTGTGGTAAGTCTACGTTGGCCCGTACAGTCATGGGACTCTATCGCCCCAACAAGGGGGAGATTCACTACAAAGGCGCACGGATTGACAATCTTAGCTCGCACCAAATGCGCCCCTATCGCACCAAAATGCAGATGGTTTTTCAGGACCCATACGCATCACTGAACCCGCGTATGACCGTCCGTCAGATTCTTGAAGAGCCTGTCAGATTCCACAATCCGGGTATGTCTCGTGCCGAAATTCAGGACAAAGTTGCTGAAGTAATGCTTCAGGTCGGCGTTGACCCTGTATGGGCCACCAACTACCCGCATGAGTTCTCGGGAGGCCAGCGCCAGCGCATATCAATTGCCCGCGCCTTGGTCGTTGATCCTGAATTCATTGCCGCAGACGAACCCATTGCAGCTCTCGACGTATCCATTCAGGCACAAATTCTGAATCTACTCATGGACGCTCAAGATCAACGAGGTCTGACATACCTATTCATCAGCCATGACTTGAGCGTGGTCGAGCACATCTCCAGCCGCGTGGCCGTCATGTATCTCGGCTGTGTCTGTGAATTGGCCCCTGCCAAGGAACTGTTTTCCAACCCGAGACATCCGTACACACAAGCTCTGCTCTCTGCCATTCCCAAGATCGGCGGCACAGCAGGTGGACACGTTAAATTGTCCGGCGACGTCCCCACACCTATCAACCTGCCCACAGGTTGCGTGTTCAATGGCCGATGTCCGCACGCCAACGAACGGTGTATGCGGGAAATTCCCAAACAAGAAATTCTGGCAAACGACGTGAGCGTCGCCTGCCACGCCGTCGAAGAAGGTCGCCTGTAG
- a CDS encoding ABC transporter permease: MRSKWQRFKESYMLYNFLRDPVALISFTILAVLFFSAFAAPLIAPHDPYNSTTIDIMDAQIPPAWEDGGGTKFLLGTDAQGRDILSTMLYGMRVSIIIGVGAVCLQAFIGIIVGLLSGYIRRLDNILMRIADVQLSFSTYMVAIFIGAIVQTAFGVAGYDKVAVPLIIVIIGLAEWPQYARTVRASVLAERRKEYVEAARVIGLSKVRIMWRHILPNTLSPVLVISTVQVANAIMSEAALSFLGLGMPVNKPSLGSLITAGFEYIFSGSWWITIFPGILLVTLILVINLLGDWVRDFLNPKLYKG, encoded by the coding sequence ATGCGATCCAAATGGCAAAGATTCAAAGAATCCTACATGCTCTATAACTTCCTCCGGGATCCTGTCGCTCTCATCAGCTTCACTATCTTGGCGGTCCTGTTCTTCTCGGCTTTTGCCGCCCCACTGATAGCCCCGCACGATCCATACAACTCGACCACAATTGACATCATGGACGCCCAGATTCCTCCTGCATGGGAAGACGGTGGTGGCACCAAGTTCCTCCTTGGAACCGATGCTCAAGGCCGCGACATTCTCTCCACCATGCTTTACGGCATGCGTGTATCCATCATCATCGGTGTCGGCGCTGTCTGTCTTCAGGCCTTCATCGGTATCATTGTTGGCTTACTTTCGGGCTACATCAGACGGCTTGACAACATTCTCATGCGAATAGCTGATGTCCAGCTATCATTCTCAACGTACATGGTTGCCATTTTCATCGGCGCCATCGTCCAGACCGCTTTCGGTGTAGCCGGATACGACAAAGTGGCCGTACCGCTGATCATTGTCATTATCGGTTTGGCTGAATGGCCTCAGTACGCCCGTACTGTACGAGCCTCGGTTTTAGCAGAACGCCGAAAAGAATACGTAGAAGCCGCCCGAGTCATCGGTCTATCAAAAGTCCGCATCATGTGGCGACATATTCTGCCAAATACGCTTTCCCCTGTACTAGTTATATCCACTGTTCAGGTGGCAAACGCCATCATGTCCGAAGCGGCCCTTTCCTTCCTTGGGCTAGGCATGCCCGTAAACAAGCCTTCTCTGGGATCGCTGATTACAGCCGGATTCGAATACATATTCTCCGGCTCTTGGTGGATTACCATCTTCCCCGGTATTCTGCTCGTCACCCTAATTCTCGTCATTAACCTGCTTGGCGACTGGGTCCGAGATTTCCTCAACCCCAAACTGTACAAGGGGTAA
- a CDS encoding FAD-dependent oxidoreductase, with amino-acid sequence MSQHIVVIGGVALGPKAACRFKRLEPESTVTMIDQSSLISYGGCGIPYYVSGDVSDAIELSQTSFHMVRDPKFFKEVKGIDVQILTKATRIDREKKCVEVENVTTGEKACINYDKLVIATGASPRTLNLPGDDLKGVNYVCNPHDATCIRESISKGEVSNAVIIGAGFIGLEMAEAFADMWGVETSVVEITDQIMPRLVSPALATMGQKHMEEGGVNFYFGETVTAIEGENGKVVRVVTNKRTLDAEAVIIAAGVVPNSDIAKEAGLNVHERGGVFVDEFMRTNDPDIYAGGDCCLVKNLLTDQPAFLPLGSMANRQGRIIGSNLAGSESKFDGVIGSFVVKLFETSMAGTGMSLETAQAAGFDAISVLLIQLDRAHFYPTKELMTLELVVEKSTRRVLGVQGFGSSGDAMVGRINTVAAILKSKPTIDDISNLEVAYSPPFAAAMDILNTLANLADNALRGINRGVGPDGFKELWDNRESSECFFLDCRENPDAQPVIDRNPGQWHNVPQGEIYNRLDEIPTDKPIVLICNTGARSYEAQIMLDAKGYKDVTNIHGGMASIKKYGVDV; translated from the coding sequence ATGTCTCAGCATATTGTTGTCATTGGCGGTGTGGCCCTTGGGCCCAAGGCCGCCTGCCGTTTCAAGCGGCTTGAACCGGAATCCACGGTGACCATGATCGACCAGAGTTCGCTCATCTCCTACGGGGGATGTGGCATTCCATATTATGTCTCTGGCGATGTGTCCGATGCGATAGAACTGTCACAGACCAGTTTTCACATGGTGCGTGATCCTAAGTTCTTCAAGGAAGTAAAAGGGATTGACGTTCAGATTTTGACTAAGGCTACGCGTATCGATCGCGAGAAGAAGTGCGTTGAAGTCGAGAATGTGACGACCGGTGAAAAGGCGTGTATTAACTACGACAAACTGGTTATTGCTACCGGCGCATCACCGCGCACACTGAATTTGCCCGGTGATGATCTTAAGGGTGTGAATTACGTCTGTAATCCGCATGATGCCACGTGTATTCGAGAGTCCATCTCCAAGGGCGAAGTCAGTAACGCCGTTATCATTGGTGCCGGATTTATCGGTTTGGAAATGGCTGAGGCTTTTGCTGATATGTGGGGTGTGGAAACGTCTGTTGTAGAGATCACTGATCAGATTATGCCGCGTCTTGTCAGCCCAGCGTTGGCAACCATGGGCCAGAAACACATGGAAGAGGGTGGCGTAAACTTCTACTTCGGTGAAACCGTCACGGCTATCGAAGGCGAGAACGGTAAGGTTGTTCGTGTTGTAACCAACAAGCGGACCCTTGATGCCGAGGCCGTGATTATCGCTGCGGGTGTGGTCCCGAATTCCGATATCGCCAAAGAAGCTGGTCTGAACGTGCACGAGCGCGGTGGTGTTTTCGTTGATGAATTCATGCGCACCAATGACCCGGATATTTACGCTGGCGGTGACTGCTGCCTTGTTAAAAATCTTCTCACAGATCAGCCTGCGTTTTTGCCGCTTGGGTCCATGGCGAATCGTCAGGGACGCATTATCGGTTCCAACTTGGCCGGAAGTGAGAGTAAGTTTGACGGTGTGATTGGTTCTTTCGTGGTTAAGCTGTTCGAGACATCCATGGCCGGAACCGGCATGAGTCTCGAAACCGCTCAAGCTGCCGGGTTTGATGCCATCAGTGTCCTGCTTATTCAGCTTGACCGGGCGCATTTTTATCCGACTAAAGAACTTATGACTCTTGAATTGGTTGTTGAGAAATCTACGCGTCGTGTGCTCGGTGTACAGGGCTTTGGTAGTTCCGGTGATGCCATGGTTGGGCGTATCAATACTGTGGCTGCTATTCTTAAATCCAAGCCGACTATTGATGATATCTCAAACCTCGAAGTCGCTTACTCCCCGCCGTTTGCGGCTGCCATGGATATTCTCAATACTTTGGCAAATCTTGCGGACAACGCTTTACGCGGCATTAACCGTGGCGTTGGCCCTGATGGTTTCAAGGAGTTGTGGGATAACCGTGAATCAAGTGAGTGTTTCTTCCTTGATTGTCGTGAAAATCCTGATGCTCAACCGGTTATAGATCGCAATCCAGGTCAGTGGCATAACGTGCCTCAGGGGGAAATCTATAACCGCTTGGATGAGATCCCAACAGACAAGCCTATTGTGCTTATTTGTAACACCGGAGCACGGTCCTACGAAGCGCAAATTATGCTCGATGCCAAAGGGTACAAGGATGTTACCAATATTCACGGTGGCATGGCTTCAATCAAGAAGTATGGAGTGGATGTGTAG
- a CDS encoding fumarate hydratase, with the protein MREIQAADIVEAVATMCIKANTELPQDVRNKLEQAMAEETSSSAKEVLRQLLENADLSMETKLPLCQDCGLAVYYVEVGDDCKVVGGNLRDLINEGTRKGYDEGFLRKSACDPLTRANTGDGTPAVIHFDMVPGDRLKISYMAKGGGAENMSRVTMLAPAQGWEGIKNFVINRVAEAGPNPCPPTVIGIGIGGTFEHAAKIAKSSLLRELDDTHPEPRVAEMEKELEEAINGLGIGPMGLGGKTTVLGVKITLEPCHLASLPLAVNVQCHSQRHEEVVL; encoded by the coding sequence ATGAGAGAAATTCAGGCAGCGGACATTGTTGAAGCTGTGGCCACGATGTGTATCAAGGCCAACACGGAGCTTCCTCAGGACGTTCGTAACAAATTGGAGCAGGCCATGGCTGAAGAGACATCTTCTTCAGCCAAGGAAGTTCTGCGTCAGTTGCTGGAAAATGCAGATCTGTCCATGGAGACCAAGTTGCCTCTGTGTCAGGACTGCGGTCTGGCCGTGTATTATGTTGAGGTGGGTGATGACTGCAAAGTCGTCGGCGGTAACCTTCGCGACCTCATCAATGAAGGGACCCGTAAAGGATATGATGAAGGTTTCCTTCGTAAATCCGCTTGCGATCCATTAACCCGTGCCAATACGGGTGACGGAACACCGGCTGTCATTCATTTTGACATGGTTCCCGGTGACAGATTGAAAATTTCCTACATGGCCAAGGGCGGCGGTGCCGAGAATATGTCTCGTGTCACTATGCTGGCTCCGGCTCAAGGTTGGGAAGGTATCAAGAACTTTGTGATCAATCGCGTGGCAGAGGCTGGTCCCAATCCGTGTCCGCCTACGGTTATTGGCATTGGTATCGGCGGCACTTTCGAACACGCTGCCAAGATTGCTAAAAGTTCACTTCTGCGTGAATTGGATGATACGCATCCTGAGCCGAGGGTCGCGGAAATGGAAAAAGAATTGGAAGAAGCCATCAACGGACTTGGCATTGGTCCCATGGGATTGGGCGGCAAGACGACCGTGCTTGGTGTTAAGATCACTTTGGAACCGTGTCATCTGGCGAGCCTGCCACTGGCAGTCAATGTCCAGTGTCATTCCCAGCGTCATGAGGAGGTCGTACTGTAA